One window from the genome of Pirellulales bacterium encodes:
- a CDS encoding MerR family transcriptional regulator: GTDLFDAATRAAIDAGRCEVVAESQFWQRLGLVEDEQDVRRLYTPAMLSELVSVPVAVVRRWHRRGLIKPVREVRRLQYFDFQEVATARRLAELLAAGVSPKVIERRLAELAKYVPSIDRPLAQLSIIVRGNRLLLRQGDGLVAPGGQMFIDFDSIASDAVADPTTTPRNTISLAEVLRSAEQPISPAEMLALAADLEDEGNFAAAVEAYRTHCAAAGPTATACFAMAELLYRLGDAVGARERYYMTLELDEDYVEARANLGCVLAELGDCELAVAAFEGALAQHQEYADAYFHLARTLDELGRGSQAKRYWERFLELAPESPWAATARHRLSASTV; this comes from the coding sequence CGGAACCGATCTGTTCGACGCAGCCACAAGAGCCGCCATCGACGCCGGCCGCTGCGAAGTCGTCGCTGAAAGCCAATTCTGGCAGCGATTGGGCCTCGTGGAAGACGAGCAAGACGTTCGCCGTCTCTATACGCCCGCGATGCTCTCGGAACTCGTCAGTGTCCCGGTCGCAGTCGTCCGGCGCTGGCATCGCCGCGGGCTGATTAAGCCAGTGCGAGAAGTGCGACGGCTGCAGTATTTCGATTTTCAAGAAGTCGCCACCGCCCGGCGTCTAGCAGAATTGCTAGCCGCCGGAGTTTCACCAAAAGTTATCGAACGACGTCTTGCTGAACTGGCAAAATATGTCCCCAGCATTGATCGGCCGTTGGCACAACTTTCGATCATCGTGCGCGGCAACCGCCTGCTGCTCCGCCAAGGAGACGGCCTCGTCGCTCCTGGCGGACAAATGTTTATTGACTTCGATTCGATCGCATCTGACGCTGTTGCAGACCCGACGACGACGCCTCGAAACACCATTTCGCTTGCCGAAGTGCTCCGCTCAGCCGAGCAGCCGATTTCGCCCGCAGAAATGCTCGCACTGGCGGCCGATCTGGAAGACGAAGGAAACTTTGCAGCAGCGGTGGAAGCCTATCGCACGCATTGCGCTGCTGCTGGCCCAACTGCGACGGCCTGTTTCGCAATGGCCGAGCTACTCTATCGTCTCGGCGATGCCGTCGGCGCGCGCGAACGCTACTACATGACGCTCGAACTCGATGAAGACTATGTCGAAGCCCGCGCCAACCTGGGCTGCGTCCTGGCGGAACTGGGCGATTGCGAGCTTGCCGTCGCCGCCTTCGAAGGCGCGCTCGCTCAACATCAAGAATACGCGGACGCCTACTTTCACCTCGCTCGCACCCTCGACGAACTCGGCCGCGGCAGCCAGGCCAAACGCTACTGGGAGCGATTCTTAGAATTAGCGCCCGAAAGCCCCTGGGCGGCCACTGCACGGCATCGTTTGAGCGCTTCGACGGTGTAG